A genomic region of Barnesiella viscericola DSM 18177 contains the following coding sequences:
- a CDS encoding glycosyltransferase family 2 protein encodes MNNPLISVIIPVYNAEPFLPACLDSVLSQDYSSFEILVIDDGSTDNSAAIIDRYAAREPRIVALHQSNAGVSAARNRGLAEARGEYIAFVDADDRVTSSYLSHLLSVQADLMIAGISLLYESSGRTESHGFEHTRSAHTDRERGMIFADAEIHDTTKGPCNKLFKREIIEQHHLRFDPRYSYGEDHLFVLEFVKHGQSIAQIAHIDYLYIHRKNLSLSHKLLPYRQLSAYAREAYVLRQGLIAQLGIDNREYDRYLLEERAHLIYQSIYSLYTAEGNYPPQERWKFLEGVYQQDYDFVIKATRLPLIFRLMKMALKWKNRPLTDGMLLLLSRGKEGIKKHL; translated from the coding sequence ATGAATAATCCGCTCATCTCCGTCATCATACCGGTCTACAATGCCGAACCGTTCCTGCCGGCCTGCCTCGACAGCGTGCTGAGTCAGGACTATTCGTCGTTTGAGATTCTGGTCATCGACGACGGTTCGACCGACAACTCGGCGGCTATCATCGACCGATATGCAGCCCGAGAGCCACGTATCGTAGCCCTGCACCAAAGCAACGCCGGAGTATCGGCTGCCCGCAACCGGGGATTGGCCGAGGCCCGGGGCGAATACATCGCCTTCGTCGATGCCGACGACCGGGTAACCTCCTCCTACCTCTCCCATCTGCTTTCGGTGCAGGCCGACTTGATGATAGCTGGCATATCGCTACTTTATGAGTCGTCGGGACGAACGGAGTCTCACGGATTTGAACACACCCGCTCGGCTCACACCGATCGGGAACGGGGTATGATCTTTGCCGATGCCGAAATACACGACACCACCAAAGGGCCTTGCAACAAGCTGTTCAAGCGCGAGATTATCGAGCAGCATCACCTTCGCTTCGACCCGCGCTACTCCTATGGCGAAGATCACCTGTTCGTATTGGAATTTGTGAAACACGGCCAGTCGATAGCACAAATTGCCCACATCGACTACCTCTATATCCACCGCAAAAACCTATCTCTCTCCCACAAACTGCTACCCTACCGGCAACTGTCGGCCTACGCTCGCGAGGCCTATGTCCTGCGGCAAGGACTCATCGCCCAACTCGGTATCGACAATCGGGAGTACGACCGCTACCTGCTGGAAGAACGGGCACACCTCATCTACCAGTCGATTTACAGTCTGTATACAGCCGAGGGAAATTACCCCCCACAAGAGCGTTGGAAATTCCTGGAAGGGGTTTATCAACAAGACTACGACTTCGTGATAAAGGCGACCCGGCTACCCCTCATCTTCCGACTTATGAAGATGGCATTGAAATGGAAAAACCGCCCACTCACCGACGGCATGTTGCTGCTCCTCTCACGAGGGAAAGAGGGAATCAAGAAACACCTTTGA
- a CDS encoding glycosyltransferase family protein gives MKILLAGDYSNYHRALSLALRRMGHEVVVASDGSQWMNTARDIDTSRPFKNKVGGLLLWAKLNMLLKSRLEGFDVVQINSPGFVALQPCRLRLLFDHLLARNGAVYLTAMGTDTYYIDFCLSGALRYNEWKVGNQPSPLALAQPDELRRWQAPVLTDYTHYVYDRVRGIVSGLYEYNESCRRVVDSSRLAYAGIPIDTDSFTMAHGDEVPSRVRLFLGVHRDRMVEKGTDRMWAAARRVAERHPDKCELVFVENRPYSEYVGLMRSSHVVLDQLYSYTPATNALLAMAQGLVAVSGAEPEYYDFIGETENRPVVNAIPDDEKLEAQLEDIVLHPERLPEQARRSREFVVKHNRDEVVARRFLDFWARCK, from the coding sequence TGAATACGGCCCGCGATATTGATACGTCGAGGCCTTTCAAGAACAAGGTGGGGGGACTGTTGCTGTGGGCCAAATTGAATATGCTCTTGAAATCGCGGTTGGAGGGATTTGATGTCGTACAGATTAATTCACCGGGATTTGTCGCCTTGCAACCTTGTCGATTGCGCTTGTTGTTTGATCACCTGCTTGCCAGGAACGGGGCGGTCTATCTCACCGCTATGGGGACCGATACCTACTACATCGATTTTTGCCTGTCGGGTGCGTTGCGGTATAACGAATGGAAAGTAGGCAATCAACCCTCGCCGCTTGCCCTTGCCCAACCCGACGAGCTTCGGCGCTGGCAGGCCCCGGTACTGACCGATTACACCCATTATGTATATGACCGTGTGCGCGGGATTGTGAGCGGCCTGTATGAATACAACGAGTCGTGTCGCCGGGTGGTCGATTCTTCGCGATTGGCCTATGCCGGCATTCCCATCGATACCGACTCTTTTACGATGGCGCATGGCGATGAGGTGCCATCGCGGGTCAGACTTTTCCTGGGGGTACATCGCGACCGTATGGTCGAGAAGGGAACCGACCGTATGTGGGCTGCGGCCCGTCGGGTTGCGGAGCGTCACCCCGACAAGTGCGAGTTGGTTTTTGTCGAGAATCGTCCTTATAGCGAATATGTGGGGTTGATGAGGTCGTCGCATGTAGTGCTTGACCAGCTGTACAGCTATACCCCGGCAACCAATGCTTTGCTGGCGATGGCTCAGGGGTTGGTTGCGGTGAGTGGTGCCGAGCCCGAATACTACGATTTTATCGGGGAGACCGAGAACCGGCCTGTCGTGAATGCCATACCCGACGATGAGAAGTTGGAAGCTCAACTGGAAGATATTGTGCTGCACCCCGAACGTTTGCCTGAACAGGCTCGTCGCAGCCGCGAGTTTGTGGTCAAGCACAATCGCGACGAGGTGGTAGCCCGGCGATTCCTCGACTTTTGGGCTCGCTGCAAGTAG